A genomic region of Thermodesulfovibrio aggregans contains the following coding sequences:
- the lpxA gene encoding acyl-ACP--UDP-N-acetylglucosamine O-acyltransferase, producing MSQIHKTAIVSSKAEIDEGAVIGPYCIIGDDVKIGKGTRLMSHVQIEGITEIGENCTIFPFTTIGFPPQDLKYRGEKTGVKIGNNNIIREYVTIHRASVSGDGWTVIGDNNFIMAYVHIAHDCKIGNSVILANLATLAGHVEVEDFVFIGGLVAVHQFTRIGAHAMIGGFSGVGQDVPPFTMASGPRAKLYGLNTVGLKRRGFNDETINILKKAYKILFRDKLQLKEAIEKVKNELPQIAEIKHLIEFIEANKRGICR from the coding sequence ATGAGCCAGATACATAAAACAGCAATTGTTAGTTCAAAAGCAGAAATTGATGAAGGTGCAGTAATTGGTCCTTACTGTATAATTGGAGATGATGTTAAAATAGGCAAAGGCACAAGACTTATGAGTCATGTTCAAATTGAAGGAATAACCGAGATAGGTGAAAACTGTACAATATTTCCATTTACAACAATTGGATTTCCTCCTCAAGATTTAAAATACAGAGGAGAAAAAACAGGTGTAAAAATTGGTAATAACAATATTATACGAGAATATGTAACAATTCACAGGGCAAGTGTTTCTGGAGATGGCTGGACGGTAATCGGAGACAATAATTTTATAATGGCTTATGTGCATATTGCCCATGATTGCAAAATTGGAAATTCAGTAATTTTGGCAAATCTTGCAACGCTGGCAGGTCATGTAGAGGTTGAGGATTTTGTATTTATTGGAGGTTTGGTAGCAGTACATCAGTTTACACGAATAGGTGCTCATGCAATGATAGGAGGATTCAGTGGAGTGGGACAGGATGTTCCTCCCTTTACAATGGCTTCTGGTCCGAGAGCTAAACTTTATGGATTAAATACTGTAGGACTTAAAAGAAGAGGATTCAACGATGAAACAATCAATATATTAAAAAAAGCTTATAAAATTTTATTCAGAGATAAACTTCAACTAAAAGAAGCAATTGAAAAAGTCAAAAACGAACTTCCACAGATAGCTGAAATTAAGCACTTAATAGAATTCATAGAAGCAAATAAAAGAGGAATATGCAGATAG
- a CDS encoding LpxI family protein, producing the protein MQIGIIAAHGFLPLLVTKELKKKGYTVITVALQGFADNELSIYSDQIKWINIGKAGEIIDFLKKNKVKNLILTGKVPKKIIFEREKIKPDLRALKMLFSAKLRGDNEILSIIEKEFSKEGIEIIDLSEILPELLTPQGILTKRKPTKEEWKDIEYGFIVAKKIGELDIGQTVVVKERSVITVEAIEGTDETILRAGEFVKDSVVVKVSKPQQALKLDPPTVGMDTIITMEKAKARVLAIEAGKTFIVEKDKMIKKANEFNITVVGIKP; encoded by the coding sequence ATGCAGATAGGAATAATTGCTGCTCATGGTTTCCTTCCTCTTTTAGTGACAAAGGAACTTAAAAAAAAAGGTTATACAGTTATAACAGTCGCCTTACAGGGCTTTGCTGATAATGAGTTGAGTATTTATAGCGATCAAATCAAATGGATTAATATAGGTAAAGCTGGAGAGATTATAGATTTCCTTAAAAAAAATAAAGTTAAAAATCTAATCTTAACAGGTAAAGTCCCGAAAAAAATTATTTTTGAAAGAGAGAAAATAAAGCCTGACCTTCGAGCATTAAAAATGCTTTTTTCAGCTAAACTAAGAGGAGACAATGAAATTCTTAGTATAATTGAAAAAGAGTTTTCTAAGGAAGGTATAGAAATTATTGATTTGTCTGAAATACTTCCAGAGTTGCTTACACCACAAGGAATTCTTACAAAGAGAAAACCTACAAAAGAAGAGTGGAAAGACATTGAATATGGATTTATAGTTGCAAAAAAAATTGGTGAACTTGATATAGGGCAAACAGTTGTTGTAAAAGAAAGATCTGTAATTACTGTAGAAGCCATTGAGGGAACCGATGAAACAATCCTAAGAGCAGGAGAATTTGTCAAAGACTCTGTTGTAGTAAAAGTCAGTAAGCCTCAGCAGGCTTTGAAACTTGACCCACCTACTGTAGGAATGGATACAATAATAACGATGGAAAAAGCTAAGGCAAGGGTTTTAGCCATTGAAGCTGGGAAAACTTTTATAGTAGAAAAGGATAAAATGATAAAAAAAGCAAATGAATTTAATATAACAGTGGTGGGTATAAAGCCTTGA
- a CDS encoding lipoate--protein ligase family protein: MLIRFIEFEEHDPYFNMAVDEAISLLVRKGKILPTFRLYGWNKVAVTIGEFQKIEEINQKFCIVNQIPIVKRPTGGKGILHYDDITYSFSCRKDGKFKGNLFQTYEILSQIFVRAFNLTGINAEIKREKRFINRSSLCFARSCFGEICFKNVKILGSAQKRWIDGFLQQGTIPVTVDRELLKKVFICNSEEVDLILGIKELVNDFDRNIFQENIKRALKEEGFDVVVEPLQKEELALAQNLYEKQAVYSKTEMQQILSC, translated from the coding sequence ATGCTTATTCGCTTCATTGAATTTGAGGAACATGATCCATATTTCAACATGGCAGTTGATGAAGCAATTAGTTTGCTTGTTCGTAAAGGGAAGATTTTGCCAACTTTCAGGTTGTATGGATGGAATAAAGTAGCTGTAACGATAGGTGAATTTCAAAAAATTGAAGAAATTAATCAAAAATTCTGTATCGTCAATCAAATACCAATCGTAAAAAGACCTACTGGAGGCAAAGGAATTTTGCATTACGATGACATTACTTACAGTTTCTCCTGTAGAAAAGATGGAAAATTTAAAGGGAATCTATTTCAAACTTATGAAATTTTGAGTCAAATATTTGTTAGAGCTTTTAACTTAACAGGAATTAATGCGGAAATAAAAAGAGAGAAAAGATTTATTAATAGAAGTTCTCTTTGTTTTGCCCGCTCATGTTTTGGAGAAATTTGTTTTAAAAATGTAAAAATTCTGGGTTCTGCTCAGAAAAGATGGATTGATGGATTTCTGCAACAGGGAACAATTCCTGTTACAGTAGACAGAGAACTTCTAAAGAAAGTCTTTATATGCAACTCAGAAGAAGTTGACCTAATTTTGGGAATTAAAGAATTAGTTAATGATTTTGACAGAAATATTTTTCAAGAAAATATCAAGAGAGCTCTGAAGGAGGAAGGTTTTGATGTTGTTGTTGAACCTCTTCAGAAGGAGGAGCTTGCTCTTGCTCAGAATCTTTATGAGAAACAAGCCGTATATAGTAAGACAGAAATGCAGCAAATACTATCATGCTGA
- a CDS encoding CooT family nickel-binding protein produces the protein MCEANAYVIKDGKEEIYLESVDILKPEGNQIYLRNIFGEQKVFKGKIKEMSLLNHKIILEEEK, from the coding sequence ATGTGTGAAGCAAATGCATATGTTATTAAAGATGGGAAGGAGGAAATTTATTTAGAGTCTGTTGATATACTAAAACCTGAAGGCAATCAGATATATCTTCGTAATATCTTCGGTGAGCAAAAAGTTTTTAAAGGCAAGATTAAAGAGATGTCCTTGCTGAATCATAAGATTATTCTTGAGGAAGAAAAATAA
- a CDS encoding DUF3842 family protein: MIKIAVIDGQGGGIGSFIIKSLRESFGDKIEIIALGTNAAATANMMKSKANKGASGENAIVWNASKVDLIIGPLSILVANAMMGELTSKMAEAVGNSPAKKFLLPINQEGIEIISVVKEPLPHLVEKLILHIKEEFNV, translated from the coding sequence ATGATTAAAATTGCCGTGATTGATGGACAGGGTGGAGGAATTGGAAGTTTTATAATTAAATCTTTAAGAGAATCATTTGGAGACAAAATAGAAATAATAGCACTTGGCACAAATGCAGCAGCTACGGCTAATATGATGAAAAGTAAAGCCAACAAAGGAGCTTCTGGAGAAAATGCTATCGTATGGAATGCTAGCAAAGTTGATCTCATAATAGGTCCTTTAAGCATTCTTGTGGCAAATGCTATGATGGGAGAGTTAACTTCAAAAATGGCAGAGGCAGTAGGGAACAGTCCGGCAAAAAAATTTTTATTACCAATAAATCAGGAAGGAATTGAAATTATAAGTGTTGTAAAAGAACCTCTTCCACATCTTGTGGAAAAATTAATCCTTCATATAAAGGAGGAGTTCAATGTGTGA
- the ppsA gene encoding phosphoenolpyruvate synthase: MSLILWFNQIGIKDIPIVGGKNASLGEMLRNLTPKGINIPDGFAVTAEAYKYFIKSNNLDEPLRKILSTIDKSNVEDLKNKGKKIRKLMLQAKMPEDLKQAIIKAYQEMEEKYGKDVDVAVRSSATAEDLPDASFAGQQETYLNITGAQRVVEAVQKCFASLFTDRAISYRIDKGFDHFSVYLSAAVQKMVRSDKASSGVMFTLDTESGFRDVVYITGSWGLGEYVVQGTVNPDEFYVFKPTLKQGYRAIISKKLGAKQQKLIYGNSKTPTIGVKTTLQERQNFVLNDEEILTLARWAIEIEDHYGKPMDIEWAKDGDGTTTGTGKLFIVQARPETVHSLKRENFYEVYKLKGKGEVICTGLAIGSKIGQGNSCIIKEPSEIHLFKPGQVLVTDMTDPDWEPIMKIAGAIVTNRGGRTCHAAIVSRELGIPCVVGAGNATEVIKNDEPITVDCSKGEEGRVLKGIIPYEVKRIDLTSLPNTKTKIMMNVGIPEQAFIQGQIPSDGVGLARIEFIISSHIGVHPLALIEYPKLKQQAQNNSKIARIVKEIEKRTPMYEYKPDFYVDKLAQGVAMIGAAFYPKDVIVRFSDFKTNEYAGLIGGWLYEPVESNPMIGWRGASRYYDPKFEPAFALECLAIKKVRDEMGLKNIKVMIPFCRTIEEGIKVIEVMKKYGLKQGEDGLEVYVMCEIPSNVILAEEFAKIFDGFSIGSNDLTQLTLGLDRDSALVSHIYDERNEAVKRLVRQVIETAKKFGRKIGICGQAPSDFPEFAEFLVECGIDSISLIPDTVLKTRLLVAEKEKELKN; encoded by the coding sequence ATGTCTTTAATTTTATGGTTTAACCAAATAGGCATAAAGGATATTCCAATCGTAGGTGGTAAAAATGCATCCTTAGGTGAGATGTTGAGAAATCTTACACCAAAAGGCATTAATATTCCCGATGGATTTGCAGTTACAGCAGAGGCTTATAAATATTTTATAAAATCAAACAATCTTGATGAACCTCTGAGGAAAATACTTTCCACCATTGATAAATCAAATGTTGAAGACCTCAAAAATAAGGGTAAAAAAATAAGAAAGCTTATGCTTCAGGCTAAAATGCCCGAAGATTTAAAGCAGGCAATCATTAAAGCCTATCAGGAAATGGAGGAAAAATATGGCAAAGATGTAGATGTTGCAGTTCGTTCAAGTGCAACAGCTGAAGACCTTCCCGATGCATCTTTTGCTGGACAACAGGAAACTTATCTAAATATTACAGGAGCTCAGAGAGTTGTAGAAGCAGTACAGAAGTGTTTTGCCTCACTCTTTACAGATAGGGCAATTTCTTATAGAATTGACAAAGGCTTTGATCACTTCTCAGTATACCTTTCTGCAGCTGTTCAGAAAATGGTTCGCTCTGATAAAGCCTCCTCTGGAGTAATGTTTACTCTTGATACAGAATCAGGATTTAGAGATGTGGTTTACATTACAGGTTCATGGGGATTGGGTGAGTATGTTGTGCAAGGCACAGTAAATCCCGATGAGTTTTATGTTTTTAAACCAACATTAAAGCAGGGTTATAGAGCAATAATTTCAAAAAAGCTTGGAGCAAAACAGCAAAAACTAATATATGGAAACTCTAAAACTCCTACAATAGGAGTTAAGACAACCTTACAGGAAAGACAGAACTTTGTTTTGAATGATGAGGAAATTTTAACCCTCGCCAGATGGGCAATTGAAATAGAGGATCATTATGGAAAACCAATGGATATTGAATGGGCAAAAGATGGTGATGGAACTACAACAGGAACAGGTAAGCTTTTTATTGTTCAAGCAAGACCTGAGACAGTTCACTCTTTAAAGAGAGAAAACTTTTATGAGGTATATAAACTTAAAGGAAAGGGTGAGGTTATCTGCACTGGTCTTGCAATAGGAAGCAAGATCGGGCAGGGAAATTCCTGTATAATAAAAGAACCTTCTGAAATTCATCTTTTTAAACCAGGACAGGTACTTGTTACAGATATGACAGATCCTGACTGGGAACCAATAATGAAAATTGCTGGAGCAATTGTTACAAATCGTGGAGGAAGAACATGTCATGCTGCAATAGTATCCCGTGAACTTGGTATCCCGTGTGTTGTAGGTGCAGGAAATGCTACAGAAGTTATAAAAAATGATGAACCAATCACTGTCGACTGCTCTAAAGGTGAGGAGGGAAGAGTTCTTAAGGGAATTATTCCCTATGAAGTAAAAAGAATTGACCTCACAAGCTTGCCAAACACTAAAACAAAGATCATGATGAATGTAGGAATTCCTGAACAGGCTTTTATTCAGGGTCAGATTCCTTCTGATGGTGTAGGACTTGCAAGAATTGAATTCATAATCAGTTCTCACATTGGAGTTCATCCTCTGGCATTGATTGAATATCCAAAACTAAAACAGCAGGCTCAAAATAATTCAAAAATAGCAAGAATAGTTAAAGAAATAGAAAAAAGAACACCAATGTATGAATACAAGCCAGATTTTTATGTTGACAAACTCGCTCAGGGAGTAGCAATGATTGGTGCAGCTTTTTATCCAAAGGATGTTATTGTAAGATTTTCAGATTTTAAAACAAATGAATATGCAGGTCTAATTGGTGGATGGCTCTATGAACCAGTTGAGTCAAATCCTATGATTGGATGGCGTGGAGCAAGTAGATACTATGATCCAAAGTTTGAGCCAGCCTTTGCTCTTGAATGTCTTGCAATTAAAAAAGTCAGGGATGAAATGGGTCTTAAAAATATTAAAGTTATGATTCCTTTCTGTAGAACAATTGAAGAAGGAATTAAAGTAATTGAAGTAATGAAAAAATACGGACTTAAGCAAGGTGAAGACGGACTGGAAGTATATGTTATGTGTGAGATCCCAAGCAATGTAATTTTAGCTGAAGAATTCGCAAAAATTTTTGATGGTTTCTCAATTGGTTCAAATGATTTAACGCAGCTTACACTCGGACTTGACAGAGACAGTGCACTGGTATCTCACATTTATGATGAAAGAAATGAAGCTGTAAAAAGACTTGTGAGACAGGTAATTGAAACTGCTAAAAAATTCGGAAGAAAAATTGGAATATGCGGACAGGCACCAAGTGATTTTCCAGAGTTTGCCGAATTTTTAGTTGAATGTGGAATAGACTCTATAAGTCTTATTCCTGACACAGTTCTTAAAACAAGGCTTCTCGTGGCAGAGAAAGAAAAGGAGCTAAAAAATTAA
- the rho gene encoding transcription termination factor Rho, which translates to MSISELKQKKVSELMDMANALNIENATSMKKQDLIFAILQNQIEKIGTVYGSGVLEILPEGFGFLRSPDYSYLPSPDDIYVSPSQIRKFGLRTGDLITGQIRPPKENERYFALLKVETINGKQVEESISRPLFDNLTPYYPTEKINLEYDPADYSTRVMDLLTPVGKGQRGLIVAAPRTGKTMLLQSIAKAIKKNHPEIYLIILLIDERPEEVTDWKRQVSGAEIISSTFDEPAQRHCQVSEMVIERAKRLVEEGKDVVILLDSLTRLARAYNAITPSSGKVLSGGLEATALQKPKRFFGTARNIEEGGSLTVIATALIETGSRMDDVIFEEFKGTGNMEVHLDRKLADKRIFPSIDIAASGTRKEELLVPPEVLNKVWILRKVLSTLSPIEAMEFLLSKLKGTKSNKEFLEMMNK; encoded by the coding sequence ATTTCTATTTCTGAACTTAAACAGAAAAAAGTTTCAGAACTCATGGATATGGCAAATGCTTTAAACATTGAAAATGCCACATCAATGAAAAAACAGGACCTGATCTTCGCAATACTTCAAAACCAGATTGAAAAGATAGGCACTGTATATGGTTCAGGTGTTCTTGAAATTCTTCCAGAAGGATTTGGATTTTTAAGAAGCCCTGATTACAGCTATCTACCAAGTCCTGATGACATTTATGTTTCTCCATCGCAGATTAGAAAGTTTGGCTTAAGAACTGGAGACCTTATTACAGGTCAGATAAGACCTCCAAAGGAAAATGAAAGATATTTTGCCCTTTTAAAAGTTGAAACAATTAATGGTAAACAAGTTGAAGAAAGCATCTCGAGACCTCTTTTTGATAACTTAACTCCTTATTATCCTACTGAAAAAATCAATCTTGAATATGACCCTGCAGACTACTCTACAAGAGTAATGGATTTGCTCACTCCTGTTGGAAAGGGGCAGCGTGGTTTAATTGTTGCTGCTCCAAGAACAGGTAAAACAATGCTTCTTCAGTCAATTGCAAAGGCAATAAAGAAGAATCATCCAGAGATTTATTTAATTATTCTTCTAATTGATGAAAGACCAGAAGAGGTTACTGACTGGAAAAGGCAGGTCAGTGGTGCAGAAATAATTAGCTCTACTTTTGATGAGCCTGCTCAGAGACACTGTCAGGTTTCAGAGATGGTTATTGAAAGAGCAAAAAGACTGGTAGAAGAAGGAAAAGATGTGGTAATATTACTTGACAGTTTGACAAGACTTGCAAGGGCATACAATGCTATTACACCATCCTCGGGTAAAGTGCTCTCCGGTGGACTGGAAGCTACGGCGTTACAGAAACCGAAAAGATTTTTTGGAACAGCAAGAAATATTGAGGAAGGGGGTTCTTTAACAGTAATTGCAACCGCGCTCATTGAAACGGGAAGCAGAATGGATGATGTTATTTTTGAAGAGTTTAAAGGAACCGGTAACATGGAAGTTCATCTTGATAGAAAACTTGCTGACAAGAGAATTTTCCCAAGTATTGATATTGCAGCTTCCGGAACCAGAAAGGAAGAACTACTTGTACCACCTGAGGTTTTAAATAAAGTCTGGATTTTAAGAAAAGTCTTAAGTACTTTGAGCCCTATTGAGGCAATGGAGTTTTTACTCAGTAAACTTAAAGGTACAAAATCTAATAAAGAGTTTTTAGAGATGATGAACAAATGA
- a CDS encoding PaaI family thioesterase, translated as MMKTEDYCFVCGKQNPKGLRAVFNHGSGKSCAEITLEPEYQGYSGIVHGGIIAALLDEACVYAANSLGFNTVTAELKIRFKNPVAPKEKIVVEAEANHIKSKLIEAKAWIKDKENKVVAEAEGKLIIKEKTK; from the coding sequence ATGATGAAAACAGAGGATTACTGTTTTGTCTGTGGAAAACAAAATCCTAAAGGTTTAAGAGCTGTTTTTAATCATGGCAGTGGAAAGTCTTGTGCAGAGATTACTCTTGAGCCTGAGTATCAGGGATATAGTGGAATAGTTCATGGTGGAATAATTGCAGCACTTCTTGATGAAGCCTGTGTTTATGCCGCAAATTCCTTGGGATTCAATACAGTCACAGCAGAGTTAAAAATAAGATTTAAAAATCCTGTAGCACCAAAAGAAAAAATAGTTGTTGAAGCAGAGGCAAATCATATAAAATCAAAGCTAATTGAGGCAAAAGCCTGGATAAAAGACAAAGAAAACAAAGTTGTAGCAGAGGCAGAAGGAAAGTTAATAATAAAGGAAAAAACAAAGTGA